The Victivallis sp. Marseille-Q1083 DNA window GCCGGCATGGATGGCGTTCTCTACGAATGTTCGGCTGCCGACGGCGTGCTTGAGGGCCGGCTTGACCTCGGTGTGCCGGTTAGCGCTTCCCCGCTGGTCGCCGCCGGCCGGGTTTATCTCGTGGATTATGCCGGGCGGGTATTCATCTTCAAGCTTCGCGGAGATTTGACGGCGGCCGGTGACTTTCGCCTGAAATAATTGCTCGCCGTTTGACGGTTTGAACGATAACGGCCGCCCCCGAAACATTGAGCGCTCCGGCCTGGCTTGGCACATCCGGCTTGACGGCCGGCCGGCGCTGGCGGCGGAACTGCCGGCCTGGCCGTTGCCGGCTTCGCTGTTAGTGGCGATCCGGCATTTGCTGCTGGGATCGATCACCGTCTATCAGGCGGCGGTGCTGCAACAGGACGGAATGGTGACCATTTTCGGCTGCGACGTGCTGATGAATCTGGTGTTGGTCGGCTCAATTTATCTGGTTTGCCGCATGGAACGCAACTGTGTCACGGAACTGGTGCCCGGCCGGCCGCTGCCGGAATGTTGGCGGTTGATCCGGCGCCGGTTTTTCAGCGGTAAATTTTCTTGATGCGCAAATCCTGGAGCACGGCATCCCGGCCGCCGCCGCAGCAATAGGCGAGCAGCAGCCCGTCCGGCACGAACTCGATGGCGATATAACAGTAGCCGTGGTCCGGTTCGCTTTCGAGCAGTTGATGATCGTGCCAGGTTTCGCCTTCATCCGCACTGCGGGCCAGCACCAGCGGCGTCCGCCCCCAGCTGGCATCCCGGCGTTCGATGGCCCAGCGCGGCGAATGGTCGTTCCAAACGGCGATCAGATCGCCGTGTTCCGGGTCGCGTTTGATCGACATCGGCGATTCCGACGAGCGGAAGCGGTTGTTTTTGACCGCCGTTTCCCAGGTCAGTCCCTGATCGCCGGAGCAGGCGGTGTATTGGGCGCCGTCATTGGTGCGGAACCAGATCATCAGCCGTCCGCCGGATAGCTCGACAACGCCGGGCTCCTGAAAACCGCTGCCGAGCCGGGAGGGCGGCAGCAGCCATTGGGGCGCCTCCCGCCAACTGTCGCCGTTGTCGTCGGAATAATAGACCAGTCCGATGCCGCGGATGTCGACTCCTTTCCGGCCGTCATCGTCGGTGTGTGCCCGGTGCAGGGCGACCGGATAGAGCAGTCGGCCGCTTTTCAACTGGACCAGCCGGTCGTTGTTGCCGACGTAATAGCCGGGCGTCGGAATGATCGAAACCGGTTCGCTCCAGGTTTTGCCCTCGTCGGCCGAATGACGCAGTTGCGGCCGGCAGTCCAGGTAGCCGTCCGCCGTCAGCGCCTTGCGCAGATAAACCATCGCCAGCCGGCCGTCGGCCAGCCGCAGCAGCGAAACGCTCATGACGTTCTGTCCTTCATTCGGCACGACAATTTCATCCTCTGCCGTCCAGCTGTCGCCGTTGTCGTCCGAATAGCGCGCCGCCAGGCAGGCGGCGGCATGGTCGGACCAGCTATCGCCGTAAAATTTGGTATAGATGAACATGATCCGGCCGTCCTTCAACGTGATGAAGGCGCCTTCCGAGTTGCGGGGATTGCCGGCTTGGTGCGGCAATTCCAGGACGGTTTTCTGCTCCATTGAGACATCTCCCTTCGATGCGGCCGGCAAACTGCCGGCGGTTGCCGCCGCCGGAGCCGGCAGAAAGAACGACAGACCGCCCACGGCGGCGAACAGCAAGGCAACACCTGATTTCATCGGTTTCTCCGGGACGGTTTCAGTTGATTGTCGGTTCGATGGACAATACTGTAATCGCCGAGGGCTCCGGTTGCCAACCGCCGGAACCGGATTTTGCGCAGAATTTTTACCACCGGTTCCTCCCGGCCGCCTTGACCGCTCCGCCCCGGCGTGAATTTTCGCTTTTCGTTTTCCCGGCCGGGTCAGTGCAGGGCGATGGTCAACGCCGGATTCGGCCGTCCGACCGAAGAACGCGTGATCAAGTTGACCGGATGGTATTTGCGATGATTCTGTTCACTGCAACCGTTGGCGCGGTGGTCCAGCAGCAAATCGACCGCGCCGCGGCCGGCTTCGTAAAACGGCAGCCGGAAAGTCGTCAGCGGCGGCTCCGATTCCCGCGATTCCGGCAGGTCGCCGAAGCCGACGACGGAAAAATCCCGGGGAATTTTTTTACCGCAATCCTGCAGAATCCGCATGGTTTCCAGCGCCGTGACGTCATTGTTGCATAGCAGCAGGGTCGGCTGTTGCGGCAGTTGGATCAGCCGGGCGATTTTATCCGCCAGCTTTTCTGCCATGTGGTAGTCGTTGAACGTGATGATCCAGTCGTCGTGGATTTCGATCCCGGCATTGCGCAGGTCGGGCAGGCAATCGCGGATATCGCCGAAATCATAATAACAATACATATGTCGCCGCCAGTAATCCGGCTGAATGATCGCCAGCCGCCGGTGGCCGAGTTCCCGCAGGTACTGGGTGAACAGTTTCAACCAGCGCGGATAATCGTAACGAATCGCTCCCAGCGCCGGGGAACTGTGTTCGGCGGCGAGAAAAACCTGTGGAATTTTATCGAGTTCCAGCAGCTTTTCCAGCACCGGGTCTTCGTCGTAGCCGCGGTCGCCGAGATGGACGATGCCGCGGATTTCCCCGGCCAACCGGCGCAGTTGCGGGTCGATTTCCCCGGCGTCAGCATCCGGTTCCGGCAGTTGGAGCATCCGGACGGCATAATCCAGCTCCGAAGCCCGGTCGATGATGCCGTTGAAAAAGCTG harbors:
- a CDS encoding sialidase family protein encodes the protein MKSGVALLFAAVGGLSFFLPAPAAATAGSLPAASKGDVSMEQKTVLELPHQAGNPRNSEGAFITLKDGRIMFIYTKFYGDSWSDHAAACLAARYSDDNGDSWTAEDEIVVPNEGQNVMSVSLLRLADGRLAMVYLRKALTADGYLDCRPQLRHSADEGKTWSEPVSIIPTPGYYVGNNDRLVQLKSGRLLYPVALHRAHTDDDGRKGVDIRGIGLVYYSDDNGDSWREAPQWLLPPSRLGSGFQEPGVVELSGGRLMIWFRTNDGAQYTACSGDQGLTWETAVKNNRFRSSESPMSIKRDPEHGDLIAVWNDHSPRWAIERRDASWGRTPLVLARSADEGETWHDHQLLESEPDHGYCYIAIEFVPDGLLLAYCCGGGRDAVLQDLRIKKIYR
- a CDS encoding LacI family DNA-binding transcriptional regulator — protein: MKNDQYFNPLLDQPELRQPTSADALYRHLTGQLRRNRAALSGKALLPERQLALYAGLDRSLIHKAYQRLLDDGLLERPEGSRRYLLTPPSRETEPGKVLGVVLPMPYSEYVNIKASQYIRSSFFNGIIDRASELDYAVRMLQLPEPDADAGEIDPQLRRLAGEIRGIVHLGDRGYDEDPVLEKLLELDKIPQVFLAAEHSSPALGAIRYDYPRWLKLFTQYLRELGHRRLAIIQPDYWRRHMYCYYDFGDIRDCLPDLRNAGIEIHDDWIITFNDYHMAEKLADKIARLIQLPQQPTLLLCNNDVTALETMRILQDCGKKIPRDFSVVGFGDLPESRESEPPLTTFRLPFYEAGRGAVDLLLDHRANGCSEQNHRKYHPVNLITRSSVGRPNPALTIALH